The DNA region CGGCCGGGCCGCCTTCCGGTTCACCAGCTTCGGCGACCTCGGCACCGGCGACGACGTGTTCAAGAAGTCGTCCGTCCACGGCGCCGCCGCCGTCCGGCAGGTCGAGCAGTTCACCCCGCTGTTCCACCTGCTCAACGGCGACCTCGCGTACGCCAACAACAACCCGCAGCTCCAGCCGCAGGCCTGGAACGCGTTCATGAACAACATGGCCAAGTCCGCCGCCAACCGCCCCTGGATGCCGGCGCCCGGCAACCACGAGGTCGAGGCCGGCGGCGGCGACCTCGGGTACGCCTCCTACCTGACCCGCTTCGAACTGCCGGACAACGGCACCCGCGACCACTGCGGCAACTGGTACAGCTTCCAGGTCGGCTCGGTGCTGTTCGTCAGCCTGGACGGCAACGAGATCGCCGTCGAGGACGACGCCAGCCTCGACCCGGCCACCGGCCGGTCCATCTACATCAGCGACTACAGCGAGGGCGCCCAACTCCGTTGGCTGGAGCGGGTGCTGTCGCGTGCCAGGGGTGGGCGGTCGGTCGACTGGATCGTCGTCAACCTGCACCAGTTCGCGATGTCCTCCTCCGCCGCGAGCCACGGCGGCGACATGGGCATCCGCGAGAAGCTGCTGCCACTGCTCGACCGCCACTCCGTCGACCTCGTCCTGGCCGGGCACGACCACGACTACGAGCGCACCCACCCCGTCCGCGGCACCGAACCCGGCGGCCTGCTCACCCCAGCCGTCGTCGACGACGACCTCCGGCAGATCGACACCTCCCAGGGCACCGTCCACCTCATCCTGGGCGGCGGCGGCACCGCCGGGCACGACGACGTCTACCTCCCGGCCGACGGCGACGGCGTCCGCGAGGCCACCGTCCGCACCCAGCGCCTCACCTTCAAGGCCGACCCGGACGCCAAGGAGAAGGCCCACTGGTCCGCCGTCA from Kitasatospora cathayae includes:
- a CDS encoding purple acid phosphatase family protein, with the translated sequence MAHLPTHPSRRTILRTGTAVGALTALPASTLLWTQPAVAGTPGPEQIHLQWGNEPSREMTVSWATAASVSRPRVRIGTPRGGAGRSVDAFSRSYVDGLNQVETYTHHARLDGLRPDTTYVYEVLHDGAQPVRGTFRTAPARGRAAFRFTSFGDLGTGDDVFKKSSVHGAAAVRQVEQFTPLFHLLNGDLAYANNNPQLQPQAWNAFMNNMAKSAANRPWMPAPGNHEVEAGGGDLGYASYLTRFELPDNGTRDHCGNWYSFQVGSVLFVSLDGNEIAVEDDASLDPATGRSIYISDYSEGAQLRWLERVLSRARGGRSVDWIVVNLHQFAMSSSAASHGGDMGIREKLLPLLDRHSVDLVLAGHDHDYERTHPVRGTEPGGLLTPAVVDDDLRQIDTSQGTVHLILGGGGTAGHDDVYLPADGDGVREATVRTQRLTFKADPDAKEKAHWSAVTDPDTTHPYGVAVFDVDPGPVPGGRTTITVSYYHSVPATAANPIPTPVLFDRFTLYRDRSDGWDGDDEDSDSRGDRAAAR